One genomic window of Metopolophium dirhodum isolate CAU chromosome 4, ASM1992520v1, whole genome shotgun sequence includes the following:
- the LOC132943589 gene encoding uncharacterized protein LOC132943589, translated as MFGEFHHLYRELRDSENLFNAYTRMSTTTFDYIVESIKPELNLKSTNFRDPISVEERLLVTLRYLATGLAFRQLALTFRISKSGVVKMVIEVCKAIWSDEFYEKWNFPNCVGSIDGKHIRLRCPKNSGIVDAKYRFIMINVGGCGKNSDGGILCDTNFHQRLESGTLKLPIERKLGNSGISAPYVFVGDEAFPLRNPLRNYLMRPFPRNQAQETNK; from the exons atgttTGGTGAATTTCATCATTTGTATAGAGAATTACGTGACAGTGAAAATTTGTTTAACGCATACACGAGAATGTCTACAACAACTTTTGATTATATTGTTGAAAGTATAAAACCTGAGTTAAATCTCAAATCGACCAATTTCCGAGATCCAATTAGTGTGGAAGAAAGACTACTTGTGACATTGCG GTACTTAGCAACAGGATTAGCTTTTAGGCAGCTAGCACTAACATTCAGAATATCTAAATCAGGAGTAGTAAAAATGGTCATTGAGGTGTGCAAAGCTATTTGGT ctgACGAGTTCTACGAAAAATGGAACTTTCCTAATTGTGTGGGTAGTATTGACGGGAAACACATAAGATTGAGGTGTCCTAAAAACTCAGGAA TTGTCGACGccaaatatagatttataatgataaacgtTGGCGGTTGTGGTAAGAATAGTGATGGTGGTATTTTGTGCGATACAAATTTTCACCAACGTCTAGAATCTGGTACTCTCAAATTACCAATAGAAAGGAAATTGGGCAATTCGGGTATCTCAGCCCCCTATGTTTTTGTTGGTGATGAGGCGTTTCCTCTTAGAAATCCTCTTAGAAATTATCTAATGAGACCATTTCCAAGAAACCAAGCACAAGAAACAAACAAGTAA